In Vibrio japonicus, one DNA window encodes the following:
- a CDS encoding response regulator, protein MSIKIVVIDDEPQIRRMLRVALGSEGYEVIEAENGKAGLNAVARNQPNLVMLDLGLPDMDGQQVLKELRSWSPVPVMVLSVRDQDKEKVEALDCGAQDYVTKPFSVLELLARIRVCLRDNIKPEQKAVLDDGNLRIDLSKREVKYDNTLVDLTPKEYGVLSTLALSPNCVITQTQLLKEIWGPSHVEDTHYLRIVVSHLRQKLGDDSLNPKYLRTEPGVGYRFCLEN, encoded by the coding sequence TTGAGTATAAAAATTGTTGTTATTGATGATGAGCCACAGATAAGACGGATGTTAAGAGTGGCGCTCGGTAGCGAAGGCTACGAAGTGATTGAAGCGGAAAATGGCAAGGCAGGGTTGAACGCCGTTGCGCGCAATCAGCCAAATCTGGTGATGCTGGATTTAGGTTTGCCGGATATGGACGGCCAGCAGGTATTAAAAGAGCTGCGCAGTTGGAGCCCGGTTCCGGTTATGGTGTTGTCGGTCAGAGATCAAGACAAAGAGAAAGTCGAAGCGCTCGATTGCGGCGCGCAAGATTACGTGACCAAACCGTTCAGCGTGCTTGAGTTGTTGGCGCGGATTCGTGTGTGTTTACGCGACAACATCAAGCCAGAGCAGAAAGCGGTATTGGATGACGGTAACCTGCGCATTGATCTGTCGAAACGCGAGGTGAAATACGACAACACATTGGTGGATTTAACGCCAAAAGAGTATGGCGTATTGTCAACGTTGGCACTGTCGCCTAATTGTGTGATTACCCAAACCCAGCTATTGAAAGAAATCTGGGGGCCGTCTCATGTGGAAGATACGCATTACTTGAGAATTGTGGTCAGTCATTTAAGGCAAAAACTGGGTGATGACTCGCTCAATCCAAAGTATCTACGTACTGAACCGGGCGTTGGCTATCGATTTTGTTTAGAGAACTAA